The genomic interval atttcttagttaattaataaatgaagTGGAATATCACTAACcaaataattaaatgtattgCAGCTGTTATACtgtacacaaatgcatgcatacgTACATTGAAAAGTACAAAGAGGTAAGACATTAGTCAACGTTTTCGTCACTAACGGTTTCTTCTAGGTTGCTCATATTGATAGTATTGCCGTGTATTGcactgttgtctgcctgttgtgATGCCGTTCCAGGGCTAGAGTCGTCATCTTCATGACTGTCCTCTTGTTGCCGTCATCTCTCCGTCTGGGCTTGTCTTCGGGCGTCACGCAATCGTCTCTCTCTACGTAACCGACGTAGGTCTCGACGATGCTGCCACATGATAACCCGATTATGACAAGCAATTCCAATAACCAAAATGGCAAACACCGAGATGACAACCAATCCAATGCAACAGACTGCCACAATAAAGCCGATCAGAGCAGCATCGGCCTCGATCTTTGTATTGTCGGCTCGGTAGCTGATCAAGTCCGACGAGCGTTGAACAGGCTCGATCCTTGATAGAAAACACGTGCTCTCACTCTCTATCACTATCAACGTGTCGCACTGATCCGATCGTGTGCGTGTATTGCAGACACACATGTCTCGACCCATCGTCCCATTTCTCAAACAGAGTCCCGTCTCTGGGCATCTCGTCGATGTCTTAGTTGGACAACCGATGAGACTGGTAGGTACACAAGTGTCGATCTCGCTATTGTATCTACTATCGACCGGGCAGTCAGTGCAAATCAGATCTCTGTATGCTGAGCAGCCACACTGTAGGATGGGAGAGGTGGGAGGACACCCGCGGCTACACTGGAACAGCGGTGGATTGTCTTATTGAAATAAAAGCCCTCGTTACAATTAAAGTCCACGTCTGGAACGCTTTGACAGAACGTGATCAGAACAATTTTTACCAACAGGATTCGAAATGTCGTCTGCGAGGGGAAAGGAACAAACGAGTCAATGACAGGAATACAATACCTTTGAAGCCTGTTGAATTACTCTACCTTGTCCATAACTGCTAATCCATGTATCGGCTACAGTCTCCTCTCTGTGAACAAATTAGGTAGAGAAGAGTCGTAGGCTACGTAATACACGAAATCTGTAATTACAGCTGTTTTTGATTCGAGTCCATCGATGGCCAACTTAGGAAACAAATTCATGGAAATAGATATGTAGCCAGCCAGGTATTTATAACAACAACTATAAACTGTATCATGGTTATATAGGTTTAGTGTAAACAGATTGAACATACTATGGGAGTGATAGCTGGCATATCAACCATTAATCAAGGACAGTTATCAGCAGCTGAAGATGCACCACCAATTGCACAGGACTTGTGGAAGAGAATTACCAAATGTGGAAATCAGTATAAGTATATGCGTTCTTTTTGTACATCGATCTGTTCTGCTACCATGCACTGACAGTTTGTCTGTACAGGTTAAGAGAAATTGTGCCTGGTTGTTATATTACATTAAAGTCTACATTCACTCTTCCTGCAGAATTTCGTGAGACAGTGAATGCATTCTTTTCTAGCAGAAATATTCCTGACATACAAGCTGATGAGAAGGTAGGTGTGTCTGCAAGATATTCTTAGCTGCACGTTTTAGCATCAGACTTCTAATACATTGAGGTGGCTGTCCACAAGATATTCATTAATGACCATATGGTGTACGGAAGGCTGTACAAACGAGTTAAGAAAAGAATGTAATCTGCTGTACAATTTGAGATTAACCAGGAAAAGAGATTTGGCCTGGTTCAAGTGTGTGCAATACATGCAGGAATTCCTGTTGCAGTTGTTACACCGTTGGATTCTTCGATAGATCAGCTGAGTGAAGAATGTGATTTTGGCTGTCTGGAGGGTTACAGGGTTCAGTCAATCATCAGGCACTTCACTAGAATCAAACCACCTGACGGCATTCTCCTGACAATACCAGCTTCCAGCATCGTTGAAAAAGTTGTGTTTATGAGAGTGCCTGATTTTTCTGGAGACAATTTCTACATTTCAGAATTTCCCAATTTTATTGAGTGTGATTAGAAGTGCTTTAATTGCTATATTACATATTTATGTATTTGGTGGTCAATACGTCTATCCTAAAATTTTAGCTGCTTCGTTGGTATCACTTTCAACAGTGTGATTTTTTTATGTCACGTGTTGCACTATATCACTTCCCGGATGTAATCTAGGACGTGTACGTTTGGTAAGTCCAGCGGTCAGAATGAGCTGGCGGTAGACAAGTATTGTATGGAGTACATAGGCCAGGCCACAGCGGATGCATTATCTAAAAGTTACCAATGCGCTACTAGAGAGTGAGAATTGTCCAAGTTCCCAAGTTTCACTTAAATTTCACTGTGAATTTAGACCGAATACCAAGTGAATTCATAGAGCAGTACGCGCGTAAAGATCTTGATCTGTAAAAGTCGTTTGTAATGCTACCAACAGCAGTAGATCGACGGTTCAGCTAGATAACAGGTCATTGAACTTGTCGCTGTAGAATTTGTAATGCGTCTAGTACTGTACTGGATCTAAAAGACGCGGAACTGCACAGGGAAAGGTCATAACTCAATGCTGTGGCCGTTGGGTAAAGTACTAAACTAGAAAATCTAGTTTCTGTAAAAGAAGCAGACAATTtaaaatttctagaaatttgTAAGGAACTTCGCCTAATTTCACGTTCCAGTCGAAATCACGGCGAGTTCATATTTGTTCACTGTTTATTTGGACTATCCTAGGAGAATCCGTAGTGATTTAGAGGCGAGTTCAACAGTGAATTCTCTTACCACTTTCCAGCGGGCATATATATTTATCTATCATACATTTCCGCAATGcaaataactatatatatatagttatttgCATTGCGGAAATGTATGATAgataaaatgttcaaataaatgtgttttgacagacagacagacagacagacaggcaggcaggcaggcaggcaggcaggcaggcaggcaggcaggcaggcaggcaggcaggcaggcagacagacagagaagcaGCTCGTCTCAGATCCCTCCAAGGGAAAACTTCAGGAGCTTGGCTACAGGCCATACCTAGTTCATGTAAGTTCACACTAGAACCGAAACAATTTCAGTTGGCGGCCTACATGAGGCTGGGTATCCACATGCCAATTGCCAAATGAATGGTCAAATGTGACTGCGGGAAGCCACTTGATGGGGATGGGTACCACATCATCACATGTAAGTATGGCGGAGGGCCTGTCTGGACTCACAACACAATAGTTCGAACATGGTCTGAGTGCCTCGGCCAGCTGCATGTTGTTCACAAGATTGAACCAAAACATCGTTTCTGGATTGTGACAGCAGACCTGACATATATGTAGTGGATCCTGACTTTGGTAAAGAAGTGGAGTTAGACATCTCTTTGGCACATCCATGGGCACTTAACGCTCTTCCAAAGGCAGCCCTAGAAGATGGCACAGCAGCAACTCGAAGAGAAATGCTGAAAAATAACAAATATGCCAAAAAGGCACGTACTTGTGGAACTACAATGAATTTCATTCCTCTGGTGATGGAGCACTTTGGTCGGTGGGGGCAAGACGCCCAAAAATATCTCAACTAACCCTCATCAATAGCAACATGGACGACTGAGTGAAGACAGGACGAGTTCAAGAACTACAGGAGGACGCGATTCTCAATTAcgatgcagcagtgcaatgcaagagtgttactgcagaagattTGCAAagtccagtatagtggtggctcagttggtgccattagtaactctgttagcttatcgtcaactgtttgactcttagtcgtacttagggacctcttgggtccttgttcttttagaacttgctgatttttaacGTACACTGTAATAattcttgtataagaaatgtatgtattgacagacagatagacagacagacagacagacagatcagccTTTTATGTATAGAGATGATAAGAACTAAGGTACTATGCTGTCTGTGTGGCTCTTATTGCTGGAGTCACACGAGACTCTGATTCCTAGTAATTAGCTATAGATATGCAGAAGTGACAGCGACTGTACATGTCGAGGTATCATGCAAGGTTCATTTTGAAACTTCTGCATATCAAGAACTTTATCTCTGCATGGTTTCTGTTTTCCTTGGACGTAAAGTAGAACCGGAAAAGCGGACAAGTGACCACTACTCTAATGCCATAACAACATCCAAaaatattgacaaaattgcaGAAAGAACACTATTTAACAAGAAAAGTGGTGCATATTAATCCTATAGCCCTGGAGAAACGGCACCATGCAGTAGAGCGCACCTACTGCGTAGAAAATCcttcacatccgggaactCATTCTTAGGATTTATGAAATGTTCAATAAGACAGGTGAACTAAAAATAAGAATAACTATTACATTTAGACTAAGTCAAAGGCTCATCTGGTCATTTCTAATTACACATGTACAGGAGAGTGACTTTCACTTTAGTGACTGATGTATTGCACACTATATATCTAGACTAGCTAGTACAGTAGCTCCAGAGAATGAAAGTTTCAGATTCACAAATTGAGGCTGGTGGTCTTAGTATAGCAAAGTCACACGTTTTGACATGTTTCCAGATACTTTAATTGCCTTTCCAATATTCACAAACTCCCAATACATCAAGCAGGATGTCAGGTGGATGCAACTAACATGAAATCATTCactaacaaaaacaaaaaccgTAAAAACGTATGTAAAACAGTTGCAGTACTTTCAAGATCTCAAATCACCAAAGTAACCCTTTGTGGCAGGGTTACTTGCAGCCTCTTCAATTGTGATGTAAATCCTTGGTCTGTTGCTTCCATCCTCATATGCCTCTGTTGTGTTCACCAGTTTAAAGTTGGCTTTATCAAGAGGCTCCACTAAGCGCTTGAAGTTACCAGAATGAGCATAAAAGCTTTCTTCAAACACATCCTTGTCTACGAGATTCCTTTCCAGCAGTCTGTAGGCATTCTCAAAAAAATTCTTAGTCACTCGACGACATTCGTCAACGCGCTTTACTTCATCCGATAACATCGATTTCTTCTCTTCAGCCCATTCTAAAGCAAGAGATTCTCtctttttttgtttttcttgtttttcttgttctGAACTTTGGTCTGCACTATCTGGTTTTTTCTCTGCACTATCTGGTTTTTTCTCTGCACTATCTGTTTTTTTCTCTGCATTCTTTCTACGGCGtcttttctctctgtcttcatAGAAGTATGCAATTTCTGCCAAACATTTGCCGACTTCCGGATAATTCCCGTACATACGTGAGGCCTCCTCAGCTTTGCGATGATCTTTCACCGCCTTGGCTGTGGATACAGTACCAATAGCAGCAATAACGGTACCAACAGCAGTTACAGCCGCCACAGTCGTTTTCAAGCCAGATCTCCAGTCTAAATCGTCAAAGCTAGACCTTGAACTACGCTGTCAATTACAAACTACCTTTTAGTTCAAATTATCCTGACACTGttatagtctcgcgtagccaaaccacTCCCCTTTTTtatatctaccggcggggaagagtttggtgaaattgcacgCAAGCAGTGGTGCCAGGCATACGCCCACGTCTTTCCAACTAGTAATTAGATGAAGGTTAAGCTGAGAGGTGATAATTACTGGAAACAttcttctctctgttgtcgacgagaaatcacttgttggaaggcttacaacaatcaatggacaTACTTTACGATAgtatggtattgttcttggtaTAGGGCGTTTAGTTAGCTAGGAATTCACGCAAACTGCGCGCTAAcctctgcataattaattatttcgacCTGCCGTGCCATCGCCTCGATCTCTTCCCGCAATCCTTGAATTTGCTGATCTAGCGTAGGAAACGAAGCAAGCTACGTTCGGCAATGTATCACAACAGGCTCGAtccagctgcttctatctAATCAGCTGGTCCACAAAGGAATGTCCGACTAGCTTACACTTGCCAAGATGTCTACATTACTTGAGCATTTCGAGAGCCGTTTCTTCTACTTTGTTTTGCGTTTGATGAAAAGAGACTCCaagcacaaagcacaacagTCCGGATCCATTGtgtaactaacaatcaacttGCGTGGGATTGATTACACGTTTacgttaatgtaattatctGACACCCGGAAGTCGGTGGCGGCTGGCACCActacttgtgtgcaatttcaccaaacctttcccgccggtagatatcaagaaggggaggggtttggctacgcgagactaacacTGTTACAGGTACAGTACCTAGCAGGGCGTATTTCAGTGGGTCTTTTCAACGGGGTTTCCAAGGATTGGTTAACTCGAGAACAAATTTATTTGCATCACATATTTTTGCATAATTCAATTCATGTAACAAGAATGATAATACAAGAATGTACATCATAATGCATGTTAATTTAAAAGTTTTACATATAAAATTTGGCAAAACAAGTTTCGAGGATTCCTTGAAGAAACCATGCAGGTCTAAAACATGCATCATAAGGAAGTCAGAACAATAGCTGAGACAACCGCGGCGCATATTGCAGACCAAAGTCAAGTGGACGTACAGGACTCGCTTTGAGTCTCCTAAGCACTGACTGACTTATTCGCAGACACGAACACGAGCTACAGCATGTTGAAAGAGTGCACAATTCTCAGTTGGTAACGCACAGCCAAGAATAGAAAGGTTTCCGCACACCCTAAGAAACCCTTTGAGATACGCCTCTGCGTCTATACGTTCGATCATTAACGTTATAACTTATCTGATTGCCTTTGAGTTCCTACCTCTGTTCCAAACGGTCTCACGTGGCTACGCAGGCGACTCCACGACCGACCAGGAAATAAGAAACGCAAAACTTCAAAGAAATAACGATGTCATCTAATAGAACGTCCTCTTTGCCGCCTGTTCATGCATAAGCTTACCTCTGTTCGTATTCATGTTGTCGCCAAATGTAAGAGACAGAACAATGACCTTGCAAGAAGATCCCGGAAGAACGACTCCcacacttaattaactaaacccATGCAAATGTCATATCAGTCTACGGAACATGCCATTCTTTTATCTTTCAAAAGTTCCCGTATATTTGGCACGGCTGCGCGAACACACGACGCGTTGTTTCTCCAAGTCCCGAACCGTCATGAACACGACCATGTGCGTCAAGTGGTTGCTCCAGCAAGATTCGACAACGAGGTCCCATTCAGGGGGCGGGATGTTGGCCAAATGTACACCACTAACGGGAAGAACCTGTCACCTCACTGCCTACAAAGGACTGCCAGAATGCAGAGACACTGTGAAGCAAGCAAATGTTACCAGTAAGCTACACGTAGAAAGAAGACCTGAAGCTTACCAATGTCAAAAGCCGGACCCAGTCTGATTCTTGATGCAACAACACTGAACAGCTGCCGTGGGATACTCGCCGGCTTGAGGGAACGATTGCTCGctaatttgtgaaagcaactGCAGATATCTGCAGATAAATGGCGCGAAGTAGCACCGCCCCGACACAACAAGTCACGCCCAAATCTGAGTGCCATCTGTCGTGAGTTCAGCTGATAGCGTTGATACGGcggtagtttgcatggtgcCAGCGAGACCTAGGAAAGCACATGTGCGAATGAAGCAACTCTTCTACTCTGCGTTCATGCAGATAAAGGGAGGAAAATCAGTTGGGCAGAATGTAGAGAACAAAAGAATGTCGCTTACTTTGACCGCTCACAACAAACTACGTTTTTTTAACATTAGCCCAAGAAAACTCATACCCAGCAAGCTCCAACGCAACCGATTCCTCATCGAAGTGCACGTGCTAACGACAGTCTTCCACatgctttacaacaaatgccaataaCACTCACCTTGTACGATTACACCGCGAGTCAAAACGACCGGAAACCGCCATAATCATCGTCACTTTGACCTGGTCTTGCAcctccaaacaagagaagattccATCTTGACAAGAAGTTatgaagaaagcaatagtgcagGCACATCTAAGAACcaagtaggttggat from Corticium candelabrum chromosome 14, ooCorCand1.1, whole genome shotgun sequence carries:
- the LOC134189679 gene encoding uncharacterized protein LOC134189679 produces the protein MGVIAGISTINQGQLSAAEDAPPIAQDLWKRITKCGNQYKLREIVPGCYITLKSTFTLPAEFRETVNAFFSSRNIPDIQADEKVAVHKIFINDHMVYGRLYKRVKKRM
- the LOC134189422 gene encoding uncharacterized protein LOC134189422; the encoded protein is MNTNRVLRFLFPGRSWSRLRSHVRPFGTERSSRSSFDDLDWRSGLKTTVAAVTAVGTVIAAIGTVSTAKAVKDHRKAEEASRMYGNYPEVGKCLAEIAYFYEDREKRRRRKNAEKKTDSAEKKPDSAEKKPDSADQSSEQEKQEKQKKRESLALEWAEEKKSMLSDEVKRVDECRRVTKNFFENAYRLLERNLVDKDVFEESFYAHSGNFKRLVEPLDKANFKLVNTTEAYEDGSNRPRIYITIEEAASNPATKGYFGDLRS